The following proteins are co-located in the Solanum pennellii chromosome 8, SPENNV200 genome:
- the LOC114078328 gene encoding uncharacterized protein LOC114078328 encodes MLAKCPDGIPHNQFRQLIEYWKHPTVQAICEMNSQNRKKQKWRHRMGPINFARVRVALRAAKDNNEEPSKPEIFIATRTKTGKEIQADTQIAIAELQNRQNSGETADDAFRAVFGKEQPGRVRCYGRLVTTSSLKKDEEINNLKQKHADEITSLKEELREEMRHLFTQLLQNNPGLNFQDIPGCVGYNLASPIYASSAQAVRGTNLPFSSG; translated from the exons atgctagcAAAATGTCCTGATGGCATTCCACATAATCAATTCCGCCAGTTGATCGAGTATTGGAAACACCCAACTGTTCAA GCTATATGCGAGATGAATTCTCAAAacaggaaaaaacaaaagtggAGGCATCGAATGGGACCTATTAATTTTGCTAGAGTACGCGTGGCATTG CGTGCAGCCAAAGACAACAACGAAGAACCATCAAAGCCTGAAATATTTATTGCAACTCGTACCAAGACGGGAAAGGAAATCCAGGCTGATACCCAAATTGCAATA gCTGAACTTCAAAATCGCCAAAATTCTGGGGAAACAGCTGATGATGCATTTAGGGCAGTGTTTGGAAAGGAGCAGCCTGGTCGAGTTAGGTGCTATGGTAGATTAGTGACAACAAGttctttgaagaaagatgaGGAAATTAACAATCTAAAACAAAAGCATGCCGATGAAATCACTTCTCTAAAGGAAGAATTGAGAGAAGAAATGCGACATTTATTCACTCAATTGCTGCAAAACAACCCTGGATTGAATTTTCAAGATATACCAGGGTGTGTTGGATATAACCTTGCTTCACCTATTTATGCAAGTAGTGCACAAGCTGTAAGAGGCACAAATCTTCCATTTTCTTCGGGGTAA